The following coding sequences lie in one Niabella agricola genomic window:
- a CDS encoding glycoside hydrolase family 43 protein has protein sequence MHENDSIESWFWWLGWCLFLLLLLFNGWACSGAGKGRGSAAVAAQQPFIATSAMRLRDPFILYDRRSGKYYTYVNNRPSIKAYRSSDLEQWEPVGNVFTADTSFWGKQDFWAPDCYYYQGKYYLFVTFSGSNRMRGTSVLVADAPDQQFRPLVNAPVTPAHWMCLDASLYIDKDDTPWILFSREWLEVTDGEIYAQQMSRNLKNAAGEPVLLFRASEAPWVKAIYSRELNKKGMITDAPFIHRVNKDKLVMLWSSFDKNGRYAMGAAYAPSGKVTGPWIQSDTALNNDDGGHGMLFYDKARQLKISYHAPNAGLGHLIIRNATIEKEHLSLQ, from the coding sequence GTGCATGAAAACGATAGCATAGAAAGCTGGTTCTGGTGGTTAGGCTGGTGTTTGTTCCTTTTATTACTTTTATTCAATGGCTGGGCCTGCTCCGGGGCAGGCAAAGGACGGGGTTCTGCTGCCGTTGCTGCGCAGCAGCCATTCATCGCCACCAGCGCCATGCGGTTGCGCGATCCCTTTATACTGTATGACCGGCGTTCGGGAAAATACTATACGTACGTCAATAACCGGCCATCGATAAAAGCCTATCGCAGCAGTGACCTGGAACAGTGGGAACCGGTGGGAAATGTATTTACCGCAGATACAAGCTTCTGGGGAAAACAGGATTTTTGGGCACCCGATTGTTATTACTATCAGGGAAAGTATTACCTGTTTGTTACGTTTTCCGGAAGTAACCGGATGCGTGGTACATCTGTATTGGTGGCCGACGCACCGGATCAGCAGTTCCGCCCGCTGGTAAATGCACCCGTTACACCTGCACACTGGATGTGCCTGGATGCGTCATTGTATATAGATAAGGATGATACCCCCTGGATCCTGTTCAGCCGCGAATGGCTGGAGGTTACCGACGGGGAGATCTATGCACAGCAGATGAGCCGCAATTTAAAAAATGCGGCGGGGGAGCCGGTATTGCTGTTCCGGGCCAGCGAGGCGCCCTGGGTAAAAGCGATTTACTCCAGGGAGCTGAACAAAAAGGGAATGATTACCGATGCTCCCTTTATACACCGTGTAAACAAAGATAAGCTGGTTATGCTTTGGTCGAGCTTTGATAAGAATGGCAGATACGCCATGGGCGCAGCGTATGCGCCCTCAGGGAAGGTGACGGGCCCCTGGATACAATCTGACACGGCCCTGAATAACGATGACGGCGGACACGGCATGTTGTTTTATGATAAAGCCCGTCAATTAAAAATTTCCTATCATGCTCCGAATGCGGGTCTGGGACATCTGATCATCAGGAATGCAACGATTGAGAAGGAGCACCTTAGCTTGCAATAA
- a CDS encoding SGNH/GDSL hydrolase family protein translates to MKRPARQLLCCLFVWCFATDPVGAQPGGGTVVLYNQVFNAGGSFPDLILPPSGARFTENGMQLSGKGQLARLNKYYSLAQRLVRYRVRFSADADAVFQSDQGDFKAHVDMTNQSISIRTTPEIRKAVPFLNPGHDYLVEVHHNYQTSMLKLIDLYTGEEDSVAATMDGQGGVRAGAVGSGFFVGLQHDYYCFGLAGGSGIWIKQMMVLSKACNIKLLLYGDSITEPESYFPTSVFSTSWTQLIRHRVRGSVIASGRGGTTINELFNRIKNELPFLKAKYVMVTIGTNGGNTEENLSGLVEYIRSQGAIPILNNIPANESGSQVPVNAVIEKVRRKYQISGARFDHATSLNFDGITVDRTTMWQEDYDFSQIYHHPNGKGARLMYLQTLTDIPEIYE, encoded by the coding sequence ATGAAAAGGCCTGCACGCCAACTCTTGTGCTGCTTGTTTGTTTGGTGCTTTGCAACAGATCCGGTTGGTGCACAACCCGGTGGCGGCACTGTTGTATTATACAATCAGGTGTTTAATGCAGGCGGAAGTTTCCCGGATTTGATCTTGCCGCCATCCGGCGCCCGTTTTACTGAAAACGGAATGCAACTGAGCGGTAAAGGGCAGCTGGCCCGGTTGAATAAATACTACTCGCTTGCCCAGCGGCTGGTACGTTACCGGGTGCGGTTTTCAGCAGATGCCGATGCGGTGTTCCAAAGCGACCAGGGTGATTTTAAAGCGCATGTGGATATGACAAATCAAAGCATTTCGATCCGTACAACACCGGAAATCCGAAAAGCGGTTCCTTTTTTAAACCCTGGGCACGATTACCTGGTGGAAGTGCACCACAACTACCAGACATCGATGCTGAAGTTGATCGATCTGTATACTGGTGAAGAGGACAGCGTTGCTGCAACGATGGATGGGCAAGGCGGTGTACGGGCCGGAGCTGTAGGTTCTGGTTTTTTTGTGGGGCTTCAGCACGATTATTATTGTTTTGGATTAGCAGGAGGCAGCGGCATTTGGATAAAGCAGATGATGGTTCTTTCAAAAGCCTGTAATATAAAATTGCTGTTGTACGGTGATTCAATTACGGAGCCGGAAAGTTATTTTCCAACATCCGTTTTCTCCACATCCTGGACGCAGCTGATCCGCCACCGGGTCCGGGGATCCGTAATTGCCAGCGGGCGTGGCGGAACGACGATTAACGAATTGTTCAACCGGATAAAAAATGAGTTGCCCTTTCTGAAAGCGAAATATGTGATGGTGACGATTGGTACCAACGGCGGCAATACGGAGGAGAATCTGAGCGGCCTGGTCGAATACATCCGGTCGCAGGGAGCCATCCCCATCCTTAATAACATTCCTGCAAATGAAAGCGGCAGCCAGGTGCCGGTTAACGCAGTTATTGAAAAGGTTCGCCGGAAGTATCAGATCAGCGGCGCAAGATTTGATCATGCCACTTCACTGAATTTTGACGGCATCACGGTAGACAGGACCACAATGTGGCAGGAGGATTATGATTTTAGCCAGATCTATCATCATCCCAACGGCAAAGGTGCGCGGCTGATGTATCTGCAAACCTTAACAGATATACCTGAAATTTATGAATAA
- a CDS encoding SRPBCC family protein, with amino-acid sequence MESTQLNTTTVRKEVVLDASSDRVWRALTDKDQMKEWYFTLTDFKPEVGFEFSFSGTGSKGDEYVHLCRVTQAIPGKLLQYTWTYKTYAGTSLVTFELTPEGNKTRLRLTHEGLESFAQNGPDFLASSFNQGWSALIEEGIGTYLKRTA; translated from the coding sequence ATGGAATCAACGCAACTTAACACAACAACCGTCAGAAAGGAAGTAGTACTGGATGCTTCCAGCGATCGCGTATGGCGCGCGCTCACAGACAAGGACCAGATGAAAGAATGGTATTTTACGCTTACAGACTTTAAACCGGAAGTCGGATTTGAATTCAGTTTTTCGGGAACGGGTTCCAAGGGCGACGAATATGTACACCTATGCCGCGTTACCCAGGCAATTCCCGGGAAACTGCTGCAATACACCTGGACCTATAAAACATACGCGGGCACCTCCCTTGTAACGTTTGAACTGACGCCAGAAGGTAACAAAACCAGGCTCCGGCTCACGCATGAGGGACTTGAATCATTTGCTCAGAACGGCCCCGATTTCCTGGCAAGCAGCTTCAACCAGGGCTGGTCAGCATTGATTGAAGAAGGTATTGGTACCTATCTTAAAAGAACAGCCTGA
- a CDS encoding ArsR/SmtB family transcription factor, giving the protein MRRDVFQAIADSTRREILQLLAHQQLNLNAVAANFDISRPAISKHIKILTECGLLVIHQQGRERYCQANLNKLKEVQDWVAQYSAFWDKKLQALNSFLVKEKKNRK; this is encoded by the coding sequence ATGAGAAGAGATGTTTTTCAGGCCATCGCCGATTCCACCCGCAGGGAGATCCTTCAGTTGCTGGCGCACCAGCAACTGAACCTGAACGCGGTTGCCGCCAACTTCGACATCAGCCGGCCGGCGATATCCAAGCACATTAAAATACTTACGGAATGCGGGCTGCTCGTGATTCATCAGCAGGGCCGGGAGCGTTATTGCCAGGCCAATCTTAATAAGTTGAAAGAAGTACAGGACTGGGTTGCCCAATACAGTGCGTTCTGGGACAAGAAGCTGCAGGCACTAAACAGCTTCCTGGTTAAAGAAAAAAAGAACCGTAAATAA
- a CDS encoding SusC/RagA family TonB-linked outer membrane protein: MKTKILLCFSGMKQLVLGLVLSCMLVCITTGVMQAQDTIKVFGKVINTDGAAVENASVNVKGTSRGMATDQNGNFFITASSDKDSIEASAVNYKPKTVLVRTGRELVVVLESDEKVQALDQVVVQVGFESRRKEQVVGAVTSVNPEELRIPSSNLTTALAGRVAGVIGYQRTGEPGRDNAEFFVRGVTTFGYKNGPLILIDGIESSSTDLARLTVDDIAAFSILKDATSTAVYGARGANGVILVNTKKGKVGSAKISLRMDQAFSMPTKNIELADPVTYMKMANEAVLTRDRLGTILYSDDKINRTGQQGSNPYLYPANDWRKILFKDYTSNQRYALNISGGGGVARYFVSGALNQDNGVLKVDPVNNFNSNINLKSYSLRSNIDIDLTKTTMLTVRLYGNFDDYRGPIYNGEEMYGMVMRSNPVQFPATFPKDSAHAYVKHILFGNNVTRSNRGSLYLNPYAEMVRGYRDWNRSKMMAQLEVAQNLGGWIKGLNFRGMLNVERYAFNSITRFYNPFYYEVSNYDPITQNYSYNVINSSANPQPVGPIGTEYLNFAPGDREVNSNFYAQGVLNYDNRIGEKHSISGMLVGIVQQRLNSAANTLLTSLPLRNTGLSGRFTYGYDSRYHAEFNFGYNGSERFYQDKRFGFFPSGGVAWTIHNEPFFEKLRNTINTLKLRYTYGIIGNDAIGSPDDRFFYLSEVNMNAGERGANFGRDLSGASRYLPGVLVKRYANEDITWEKSYQQNLGLELGLFNAITLNVDFFKQHRTNILMTRAFIPTTMGLSAPIRANVGEASSQGIDASLTVSKSFDNGLFLSAMGNFTYATNKYLVNEEPLYKEPWRSKVGQNINQAYGYIAERLFVDDEDAYNSPAQNFGRPVLGGDIKFLDVNGDGRITEADQVPIGYPTVPEIVYGFGPSATYKGFDLSLFFQGLANESFWIDYSTITPFVDDRQALKVIADDFWSEQNQDIYAFWPRLSNFVHPNNNQTSTWFMRNGALLRLKTVEFGYTLPQKLTNKIRSSGIRIYFSGNNLLTFSKFKLWDVEMGGNGLAYPIQKVYNLGVHLNFN; encoded by the coding sequence ATGAAAACGAAAATCCTGCTGTGTTTTTCAGGAATGAAACAACTTGTTCTTGGCCTGGTGCTCAGTTGTATGTTGGTTTGCATAACAACAGGAGTTATGCAGGCGCAGGACACAATTAAGGTGTTTGGTAAAGTAATAAATACCGACGGCGCTGCAGTAGAAAATGCCTCTGTAAATGTCAAAGGAACGTCCAGAGGAATGGCCACTGATCAAAACGGCAATTTTTTTATTACGGCTTCTTCTGATAAAGACTCCATCGAAGCGTCGGCGGTGAATTATAAACCCAAAACCGTACTGGTCCGTACGGGCAGGGAACTGGTAGTGGTGCTGGAATCTGATGAAAAGGTGCAGGCGCTTGACCAGGTAGTGGTGCAGGTCGGGTTTGAATCGCGAAGAAAGGAACAGGTAGTGGGCGCGGTAACATCGGTAAACCCCGAAGAGTTGCGGATTCCTTCCAGTAACCTTACTACGGCGCTGGCCGGAAGGGTGGCCGGTGTTATTGGCTATCAACGTACCGGCGAACCTGGTCGTGATAATGCCGAGTTTTTTGTAAGAGGTGTTACTACCTTTGGCTATAAGAACGGCCCGCTGATTTTGATTGATGGGATCGAGTCCAGCAGTACCGACCTGGCCCGGTTAACAGTGGATGATATTGCTGCTTTTTCTATTTTAAAAGATGCTACTTCTACCGCCGTATACGGAGCCCGAGGGGCAAACGGAGTGATCCTCGTAAACACTAAAAAAGGAAAAGTGGGCAGTGCTAAAATATCCCTTCGGATGGATCAGGCCTTTTCAATGCCTACGAAAAATATAGAGCTTGCAGACCCCGTTACTTATATGAAAATGGCCAATGAGGCCGTGCTGACAAGGGACCGGCTGGGAACCATCCTCTATTCAGATGATAAAATTAACCGGACCGGGCAACAAGGCTCCAACCCTTATTTGTATCCCGCCAATGACTGGAGAAAAATATTGTTTAAAGACTATACCAGCAACCAGCGCTATGCACTCAATATAAGCGGCGGTGGAGGCGTTGCCCGCTATTTTGTTTCCGGGGCATTAAACCAGGACAACGGGGTACTGAAGGTGGATCCTGTAAATAACTTTAACAGTAATATCAATCTGAAAAGTTATTCGTTGCGCTCCAATATCGATATAGACCTTACCAAAACGACCATGCTTACCGTGCGGCTGTATGGTAATTTTGACGACTACCGTGGTCCGATCTACAACGGCGAAGAAATGTACGGAATGGTGATGCGCTCCAACCCGGTGCAGTTCCCGGCTACTTTTCCCAAGGACTCGGCGCACGCTTATGTAAAGCATATTCTTTTCGGTAATAATGTTACCCGCAGTAACCGCGGTTCGCTCTACCTGAACCCTTATGCGGAGATGGTAAGAGGTTACCGCGACTGGAACCGGTCCAAAATGATGGCGCAGCTGGAAGTGGCCCAGAACCTGGGGGGATGGATAAAAGGGCTCAATTTTAGAGGAATGCTGAATGTAGAACGTTATGCCTTCAATAGCATCACCCGGTTCTATAACCCCTTTTACTACGAGGTGTCGAATTATGACCCGATTACTCAAAACTATTCCTATAATGTGATCAATTCTTCTGCTAATCCGCAACCGGTAGGCCCTATAGGAACGGAATATCTGAATTTTGCGCCGGGGGACCGGGAGGTGAACTCTAATTTTTATGCCCAGGGGGTATTGAATTACGATAACCGGATCGGTGAAAAGCATTCCATCAGCGGGATGCTGGTTGGCATTGTGCAGCAGCGGCTCAATTCGGCGGCTAATACGCTGCTGACCTCGCTGCCATTGAGAAATACGGGCCTCTCCGGAAGATTTACCTATGGCTATGACAGCCGGTATCATGCAGAGTTTAATTTCGGATATAATGGTTCCGAACGGTTTTACCAGGACAAGCGTTTTGGTTTTTTTCCTTCAGGGGGTGTCGCCTGGACCATTCATAATGAGCCTTTCTTTGAAAAGTTGAGGAATACCATTAATACGCTCAAGTTACGCTACACCTATGGCATTATCGGTAATGATGCCATAGGTTCCCCGGATGACCGTTTCTTCTATTTATCAGAAGTGAATATGAATGCCGGAGAACGCGGCGCCAACTTTGGAAGGGATCTTTCAGGCGCCAGCCGGTACCTGCCCGGAGTTTTGGTTAAAAGATACGCTAATGAAGATATTACCTGGGAGAAATCATACCAGCAAAACCTTGGACTGGAGCTGGGCTTGTTCAATGCCATTACACTAAATGTAGACTTTTTCAAGCAGCACCGTACCAATATCCTGATGACGCGGGCATTTATCCCCACCACTATGGGATTGTCGGCCCCCATCCGGGCGAATGTGGGAGAGGCTTCTTCCCAGGGAATTGACGCGTCGCTTACTGTAAGCAAATCTTTCGATAACGGGCTGTTTTTGTCGGCGATGGGTAATTTCACCTATGCCACCAATAAGTACCTTGTAAATGAAGAGCCGCTGTATAAAGAACCCTGGCGCTCCAAAGTGGGGCAGAATATAAACCAGGCTTACGGGTATATTGCCGAACGCCTTTTTGTAGATGATGAGGATGCATATAATTCACCGGCCCAGAATTTTGGCCGGCCGGTGCTGGGGGGCGATATTAAATTCCTGGATGTAAACGGCGATGGGCGGATCACAGAAGCTGACCAGGTGCCCATCGGTTATCCTACTGTACCGGAAATTGTATATGGGTTTGGACCATCTGCTACTTATAAGGGATTTGACCTGTCCTTATTTTTCCAGGGGCTGGCCAATGAATCATTCTGGATCGATTACAGTACGATCACGCCCTTTGTTGATGACCGGCAGGCATTGAAGGTGATCGCCGATGATTTCTGGAGCGAACAAAACCAGGACATTTATGCGTTCTGGCCCCGGCTCAGCAATTTTGTACACCCCAACAATAATCAGACAAGCACCTGGTTTATGCGGAACGGAGCGTTGCTGCGCCTCAAAACCGTGGAGTTCGGATATACGCTTCCGCAAAAGCTGACTAATAAAATACGTTCCTCCGGCATCCGCATTTATTTTAGCGGGAACAACCTGCTTACATTCAGCAAATTTAAACTCTGGGATGTGGAAATGGGTGGCAATGGTCTTGCTTATCCGATTCAAAAGGTATATAACCTGGGTGTTCACTTAAATTTTAATTAA
- a CDS encoding alpha/beta hydrolase, whose translation MLATIYNRMIPGFCILMFAAACMVSKKNIRHQELLVYRGTPITTVDQWNKKRKAVLAHMQEAMGPLPRLKNHPPFNTLVLDSVMESTYTRYTIKFTVEKGEALPALLYVPAGYTTGGRAPAVIALHGTDRLGKLSVAGQSALANRDYAKKLAERGYVVLAPDYPSFGDLVNYDFDRDRYQSGTMKGIFNHIRCVDYLQSLSFVNPDKIAVIGHSLGGHNAIFLGAFDQRVKVVIASCGWTLFPYYDLGPAMEKQYGGKLGPWSQKRYMPLLKEKYHLNAEKIPFDFDEVIAAIAPRIFLTNSPLRDANFSIEGVRAGLKNIRKVYELYHAPGALYAFFPEAGHDFPPDVTKAAFQVLDSAFKK comes from the coding sequence ATGTTAGCTACTATTTATAACAGGATGATTCCCGGGTTCTGTATCCTGATGTTTGCAGCAGCCTGCATGGTGAGCAAGAAGAACATCAGACATCAGGAGCTCCTGGTGTACCGTGGAACGCCCATCACAACGGTTGATCAATGGAATAAAAAACGGAAAGCGGTGCTGGCGCATATGCAGGAAGCGATGGGGCCCTTACCTCGGTTAAAGAATCATCCTCCATTTAATACCCTGGTTCTTGACAGTGTAATGGAATCCACTTATACAAGGTATACCATAAAATTTACTGTTGAAAAAGGTGAAGCGTTGCCGGCCCTGTTATATGTACCTGCCGGGTATACAACAGGAGGGCGCGCTCCGGCCGTGATAGCCTTGCATGGGACCGATAGGCTGGGAAAACTATCGGTTGCAGGACAAAGCGCATTGGCCAACAGGGATTATGCCAAAAAACTGGCTGAGCGGGGATACGTAGTACTGGCCCCGGACTATCCCAGTTTTGGCGACCTGGTAAATTATGACTTTGACAGAGACCGCTATCAGTCGGGCACTATGAAAGGTATTTTTAATCATATCCGTTGTGTGGATTATTTACAGTCACTGTCTTTTGTGAACCCGGATAAAATAGCGGTAATCGGGCATTCGCTGGGCGGACATAATGCCATTTTCCTGGGCGCCTTTGATCAGCGGGTAAAGGTCGTTATCGCCAGCTGCGGATGGACCTTATTCCCATACTACGACCTGGGGCCGGCTATGGAAAAGCAATATGGCGGAAAGCTGGGACCCTGGTCGCAAAAACGGTATATGCCCCTGCTAAAAGAAAAATATCATTTAAATGCTGAAAAGATCCCGTTTGACTTTGATGAGGTCATCGCCGCTATTGCACCGCGGATCTTCTTGACCAATTCCCCATTACGGGATGCCAACTTTAGTATTGAAGGGGTAAGAGCCGGGCTGAAAAACATACGGAAAGTCTATGAACTGTATCATGCGCCCGGTGCCCTGTATGCCTTTTTCCCCGAAGCCGGACATGACTTTCCTCCGGATGTAACAAAAGCCGCATTTCAGGTGTTGGACAGCGCCTTTAAAAAATAA
- a CDS encoding beta-N-acetylhexosaminidase translates to MLPAQEQEGSLSLIPKPASVRLKKETVKLNSTAALYVDQRLPIDTAYWEAVLKEAGIGFRWVSDPQKAIISFRLNSGTLSSKDESYTLEVRNRGQWPELRAQANGGNGLLYALQTLRQLVQKRGADEVLFPACVISDKPAFPWRAFMLDESRNFHGKEMVKRLLDEMARLKLNTFHWHLVDDPAWRIEIKKYPLLTRIASRGNFEHMVHFQSAESRLDSLFLEPPAQFYFQKDIREIVAYAHARGIVVIPEIEVPGHASASIFAYPWLGASSKLTGKPVHGDLYDVTDPKVEQFLHDVLNEVMALFPDRIVHIGGDEADYRRWEASKPVNDFMKAHSIPTYSDLQVWAINRMSQYIASKGYRMIGWNEITGDNIREEAHVKAGQSERLAKGTLVQFWDGKVALVNKAIAQGYDVVNSDRHYTYLDYPYETTSLEKAYSFNPVPQEIAKADQQKILGIGAQMWGEFIPTSERLYYQTFPRIAALAEAGWMAQDAKRSYEDFRKRLIPLERIWMDKGYITRQKGKY, encoded by the coding sequence GTGTTGCCAGCGCAGGAACAGGAGGGCTCATTAAGCCTGATTCCCAAACCGGCATCTGTCCGGCTGAAAAAGGAAACGGTAAAACTGAATTCAACGGCTGCCCTTTATGTGGATCAGCGATTACCCATTGACACTGCCTACTGGGAGGCGGTACTGAAGGAGGCGGGGATCGGCTTCCGGTGGGTGAGCGATCCACAGAAAGCAATAATCAGTTTCCGGTTGAATAGCGGGACGCTTTCTTCGAAAGATGAATCCTATACGCTGGAGGTGCGGAACAGAGGGCAGTGGCCGGAACTGCGTGCACAGGCCAATGGCGGTAATGGATTGCTGTACGCACTGCAAACCCTGCGCCAACTGGTGCAGAAACGGGGCGCGGATGAAGTGTTGTTCCCGGCTTGTGTCATTTCCGATAAACCTGCTTTTCCCTGGCGGGCCTTTATGCTGGATGAGAGCCGTAACTTTCATGGAAAGGAGATGGTAAAGCGGTTGTTGGATGAAATGGCCCGTTTAAAACTGAATACCTTTCACTGGCACCTGGTAGACGACCCGGCCTGGCGGATCGAAATCAAAAAGTATCCGCTGCTGACCCGTATTGCTTCAAGGGGAAACTTTGAACATATGGTGCATTTTCAAAGTGCTGAAAGCCGCCTGGATAGTTTGTTCCTGGAACCTCCGGCACAATTCTATTTTCAAAAAGATATCCGGGAGATCGTTGCTTATGCGCATGCGCGGGGCATCGTGGTTATTCCTGAAATTGAAGTGCCTGGCCACGCTTCGGCCTCCATTTTTGCTTATCCCTGGCTGGGCGCTAGCAGTAAGCTGACCGGTAAGCCGGTGCATGGAGACCTGTATGATGTTACGGATCCTAAGGTAGAGCAGTTCCTGCATGATGTGCTGAACGAAGTGATGGCTCTTTTCCCCGACCGGATCGTTCATATTGGAGGTGATGAAGCAGATTACCGTCGCTGGGAAGCTTCAAAACCGGTAAACGATTTTATGAAGGCGCATTCGATTCCTACGTATTCCGATCTGCAGGTATGGGCCATCAACCGGATGTCGCAATACATCGCATCAAAGGGATACCGCATGATCGGATGGAATGAAATTACCGGGGATAACATACGGGAGGAAGCACATGTAAAGGCCGGGCAATCGGAGCGCCTGGCGAAAGGAACGCTGGTGCAGTTCTGGGACGGGAAAGTAGCACTGGTAAATAAAGCAATTGCCCAGGGCTATGACGTGGTCAATTCAGACCGGCATTATACCTACCTCGATTATCCCTATGAAACAACTTCCTTGGAGAAGGCCTACTCGTTCAACCCGGTGCCGCAGGAGATTGCTAAGGCGGACCAGCAAAAAATACTGGGAATCGGTGCGCAGATGTGGGGCGAGTTTATTCCCACCAGTGAGCGGCTCTATTATCAAACGTTTCCACGCATTGCGGCACTGGCCGAAGCAGGATGGATGGCGCAGGATGCAAAAAGATCTTATGAGGATTTCAGGAAAAGGCTGATTCCGCTTGAACGCATATGGATGGATAAAGGATATATCACCCGGCAAAAAGGAAAATATTAA
- a CDS encoding SGNH/GDSL hydrolase family protein yields MKKLFLIPLLVLIATGSNGQNHRSLTIVTFGNSTTALRANVKKVYAQRLHEQLDALGIANTVINSGVPSSHSGSIKDNSFAKVIHAMDRFDTAVLKHHPDWVTINFGLNDAYQDKGKGTPSRIPLKQFKKNIHYFIRRIEKQGGRVILLTPNPLGSRFEQYRYDRVKAYANTIRKIARKKHLHLVDSWLLFYNYTNALHQRVDVLFTDSIHPNDEGHQLIATALAQIISGQQQHP; encoded by the coding sequence ATGAAGAAATTATTCCTGATTCCACTACTGGTTTTGATAGCGACCGGGAGCAATGGCCAGAACCACCGGTCGTTAACGATTGTCACTTTCGGAAACTCGACCACCGCTTTAAGAGCCAATGTAAAGAAAGTATATGCCCAGCGGCTGCACGAGCAGCTGGACGCTCTCGGCATTGCAAATACAGTCATTAATTCGGGCGTACCCAGCAGTCACAGCGGATCCATCAAAGACAACAGTTTTGCAAAAGTGATTCACGCTATGGACCGCTTTGATACGGCCGTCTTAAAACATCATCCCGACTGGGTAACGATTAATTTCGGCCTTAATGATGCCTACCAGGACAAAGGAAAAGGAACGCCCTCCCGCATCCCGCTGAAACAATTCAAAAAAAACATCCATTACTTTATTCGCCGGATCGAAAAGCAAGGCGGACGGGTCATCTTACTGACCCCCAACCCGCTGGGCAGCAGGTTCGAACAATACCGGTACGACCGTGTAAAAGCATATGCAAATACCATCCGGAAAATCGCCCGGAAAAAACACCTCCACCTGGTCGATTCCTGGCTGCTTTTTTACAACTATACCAATGCCCTTCACCAACGGGTTGATGTACTGTTTACAGACAGCATCCATCCCAACGACGAAGGCCACCAGCTCATCGCTACAGCTTTAGCCCAGATCATCAGCGGGCAGCAACAACATCCATAA